Proteins encoded together in one Planctopirus ephydatiae window:
- a CDS encoding formylmethanofuran dehydrogenase subunit C, translating to MKLTLVQQPALALDFSRFFAELRTGMTTTDVMQLPVYEGNRRSAAREWLACEAGDHDSIEMLGDLSRCDGLGHQWSQGDLVIRSHCGSFIGSEMSGGRIFIHGDCGSDCGAAMKGGQFFVHGNAGDRLGGPRYGAMAGMQGGEILVAGKTGRHTGQFMRRGLIAACGTMGAQAGHGAIAGTMATMKGFGQASGFELKRATLISMSALPIDASANETSAHPLDAVGSWRYAGLISSNYLSLLFRRLHRLYSQFDHQLAEQWLFREQKPPMFDRYLGDQRSIGRGEWLIARQT from the coding sequence ATGAAGCTGACTCTTGTTCAACAACCTGCCCTCGCATTGGATTTTTCACGATTCTTTGCTGAGTTAAGAACTGGCATGACCACGACTGACGTGATGCAGTTGCCCGTTTACGAAGGGAATCGCCGCTCCGCAGCCCGGGAATGGCTCGCTTGTGAAGCAGGTGATCACGACTCGATCGAAATGCTCGGCGACCTGAGCCGATGTGATGGATTGGGTCATCAATGGTCGCAAGGCGATCTCGTTATTCGCAGTCACTGTGGCAGTTTCATTGGCTCAGAGATGTCTGGTGGCAGAATCTTCATTCATGGCGATTGTGGATCTGACTGCGGCGCGGCCATGAAAGGTGGACAGTTCTTTGTTCATGGCAATGCTGGTGATCGATTGGGTGGGCCACGGTATGGAGCCATGGCTGGTATGCAAGGAGGAGAGATCCTGGTCGCAGGAAAGACCGGGCGTCATACAGGTCAGTTCATGCGGCGAGGCTTAATTGCGGCATGCGGAACCATGGGAGCCCAGGCAGGTCACGGTGCGATTGCCGGAACCATGGCCACGATGAAAGGTTTCGGACAGGCATCGGGGTTCGAACTTAAGCGTGCGACGCTGATTTCGATGTCAGCTTTACCAATCGATGCTTCAGCCAATGAGACTTCGGCTCACCCGCTGGATGCTGTCGGTTCGTGGCGTTATGCAGGGCTGATTTCATCAAACTATTTGAGTCTGCTCTTTCGACGACTGCATCGGCTCTATTCGCAATTTGACCATCAATTGGCCGAACAATGGTTGTTCCGCG
- a CDS encoding GNAT family N-acetyltransferase — protein MYHVIPVTELEHLEPFREAWTRLVQEDPRAQFTQSLEWLESYWKCFGHDKFLECHVVMFGDEPVGFAPLILKNVPTHWGNVRLLTWPLDSWGVGYRPIGRNITSTLFPTFRALHGSNDFDILDLRYLPDDLGMLDRCLSACRLARTPVSHTRWQRFASFSTDCYQYWATYIHRDLEIIEVSRVAHDSLQIERHRPEEFTLATRQLWERAEGHFEDSLAPYLRGCVEGAAKLGMLDLAVATRGELIEAVVIGHHHGGRYEVLAISPARSASQQAARSWLLGKILLELPEYGDDTALFREEYLSSVGNWGARIGWTSRLTNFRSPRFSTHLLKLSRQWLGAPAPAKRRTIRRIDMEQPATPLRIHQVDAL, from the coding sequence ATGTATCACGTGATTCCTGTCACCGAACTCGAACATCTGGAACCTTTCCGCGAGGCCTGGACTCGGCTTGTACAAGAGGATCCGCGGGCACAGTTCACGCAGTCTCTGGAGTGGCTCGAGAGTTACTGGAAATGCTTTGGCCACGATAAGTTTCTCGAATGCCATGTCGTCATGTTCGGTGATGAACCCGTTGGGTTTGCACCGTTGATCCTTAAGAATGTACCCACTCACTGGGGAAATGTCCGATTATTGACATGGCCGCTGGATAGCTGGGGGGTCGGATATCGACCGATTGGCAGGAATATCACCAGCACGCTCTTCCCCACATTTCGAGCTCTCCACGGGTCGAATGATTTCGATATTCTCGACTTGCGGTATCTCCCGGATGATCTCGGAATGTTGGATCGATGCCTGAGTGCCTGCCGACTGGCCCGCACACCAGTCAGTCATACTCGCTGGCAAAGATTTGCCTCATTCTCAACCGATTGTTACCAATACTGGGCGACCTATATTCATCGCGATCTTGAAATCATCGAAGTCAGTCGAGTGGCCCACGATTCATTGCAAATCGAGCGGCATCGTCCGGAAGAATTCACACTGGCTACCCGTCAGCTTTGGGAACGTGCTGAGGGCCACTTTGAGGATTCACTCGCTCCATACTTGAGAGGTTGTGTCGAGGGGGCTGCCAAGCTGGGGATGCTGGATCTCGCAGTGGCCACCAGAGGTGAACTGATTGAGGCCGTAGTGATCGGTCATCATCACGGAGGCCGATATGAAGTGCTCGCAATTTCTCCTGCACGATCAGCCAGCCAGCAGGCTGCCAGATCATGGCTTTTGGGGAAAATTCTGCTGGAGCTTCCCGAATATGGGGACGATACAGCTCTCTTTCGTGAGGAATACCTCTCCAGCGTCGGGAATTGGGGAGCCAGAATCGGCTGGACGAGTCGCTTGACGAACTTTCGAAGCCCCCGTTTCTCGACACATCTGCTTAAACTCAGCCGTCAATGGCTGGGTGCTCCAGCACCCGCCAAGCGTCGCACCATTCGACGAATCGATATGGAGCAGCCAGCGACGCCACTGCGTATTCATCAGGTCGATGCACTTTGA